The following nucleotide sequence is from Synchiropus splendidus isolate RoL2022-P1 chromosome 1, RoL_Sspl_1.0, whole genome shotgun sequence.
CAAATCTGTCCCGGTAGGAGAATCAAGCGACTCCTCTGTGACAGACTCCTCCACCGGCTGATGGTCTCTCTTAACTCTGTCTCCAGGATCGACATGGTCCCAGAACACTTTTCCAAACAATATCAGTCGAACACGAGAAGCTGTGTTCACTAATAtactggaggtgaagaagatgcAGGTTAAACTGGAGGTAAAATATTGTTAATGCTGACCATCTTATTCAGATCTTTGTAAGCAAATTTACTTGACTTGGAAAAATAGTCACCATCTTTCGTTGAAATGCACAGAGAGAATGCGGCTGGATTCCACTTCAGCAGTGATGATCTTGATGCAGTCTCCATTGAGGAAGTTGAAAACTCGAATCTTTCCATCCACACAGCCAGTGATGACTCTGAGGTAAGTCAGACTTACAGCTTTCACCTCCCTGCAGAGCACAGAACCCACGATTATTTCATTCTGTCAGCAtttgttctgttgttgtgtctCTCTGCTGGAAAAGAGATTTGCTTCAGCGTTACCATTAAGTATAATGTAAACCTCACTTGTCACCACAATGTGTGTTCTGTACTCCTCTGCAGCATTAGCTGGTGCTTACTTTGGATGGTTGAAGGTCATGAGGCAGTCTTTTGCTTCACAGTTGATGCTCCACACCATCAGCTGACCATTGAAGTCTCCAGACAGAAGGTGCCACTCATCATAGAAGAGGCATCTGACGGAGCTCTTGTGCCCGTTTATCACCTTAAATTAATTCTTAACATGAGTACTTAATATTGACAACTACATCATTGGAGCCAAGTCAACAAGTCCTACCCTGATTAGTGATGCTGAGTCCATATCCCACACTTTGACAAGTCCACGATCACAGGCACTGAAGACTGTTGTCGCACTGATCTTCACGCAGCGGACAGAACCAGGGTGTTTGAATTTCATATCATAAAAATTCCTACCAGTTTGTAGATTCCACACTGCAAAGACAAAGATCTTTGGTAGCCCCCCAAATATTCCCCCAAAAAATGTGTGACTGAACTGTATGCAGTGTTATTGCTCAGTCCAATGTATATATCATAAAAGAAGTCAAACATTCTAGATTTTTAATAAGCTACCCACATTTTATGCTTCAGAGTTACCCTGGTTTATCATGTCCAACACTGTTTACCTTTGACTTGACAATCTTTGGCTCCTGACACAAGTCTGTCTTCATAGATGTCCAAACAGTTGACACTCCCAGTATGACCGTAAAGTGCCATCACACACTGATCCGTCCTCAAACTCCAACATCTGAGGGTGACGATTCACGACCATTAGATTCGCTGGTTTTCACCTGTTACTTATACATGTGTTGAGCTCATTTCCCGTGGCCTCTTACCATAGTTGACCCAGGGACGACAGGTCAGCAAGACTTGATACATTTACTTTTCGCTGAATGTCGGTATTTCAAACTGATTTTACAAGTTCAAGTGAAACATATTATCCCTCAGTAAGCAAGTCGAAGGCAGTTTACCATCTTTCCAACTGCATAGACGATAACCAATTTTCATCCTCAtaaggcacaaatattctgtttAACCTCATTCAAGCCCCTGCACTTGACCATAGGTGGTCAAATACCAATCATCAGTTTCAAGTTTAATCCCTTTTTCACTCATTAACCAACAAGCATGACCAAAGTTGAGTGTGACTTCCATGTTGAGTCAGTGAATGAGGGCAAAAACATGACAACGGTCAAGATGTTTGGGAGCTCCCACCTGATGGAGGTATCACAGCTGCCAGAAATCATAATCCCTTTCTCTTCACACATTAGAACAGCCCGGATGCTTCCAACATGACCCTTTAAAGCAGAGACAAACTTGCTCTTGGTGCCGACATAGAGCAGGTGTACTGAACAGTCTTTGGAGCCCAACGCCATGTAGGTCTGTCCCCTGTAGTCCACCACACGGTGAGTGTCTTCTCTAAAAACACATAATGACAGTAAAAACTCATTCACAGCTAATTCACAAAGCAAAACACCTGGAGCACTGACTTGTCAAGCACCACAGTGGTGTAGTAGGCGCTGCAGTAAATGTTACGCTCCTCCATCTGAACTGCCTTGGTTTTCATGTTGGCGTAGGCATTTTCAAACGACCTTATCTgtttcacaaaaaataaatgttaacatGAAACAATACAGTACAGTTCTGCTGTGATGACAGGACCTCATGAGTATATGTACTGGCATCTTCTCCTTCCTGATCCAAGCCACATGGCACCAGAACTTCCACCATCCTGGCAAAGGTAGGACTGACCCAGTTGATCCCTTTGTACCTCTGAAACAGAACGTTTGTTTCATCTCATCATTGCTGGGACTCCGAGAGGGAATCACCATCACAATCTCACTAACCTCCATCACCGCTTTTACTTGCTCATGAAATCCTCGCCGGAATTTTTTTTCGTCTCCCACTTCTATAGCAAGGAGCTTCCAGACTTCTAAACCAATCCTCTGGCACGTTTGCAAATCATGATCGTCCCGTAGACCTGATGAAAGTCAACAAAGATGGCAGAAGTCAAGAAGCCTTGCTGTGAATGTGGATATATACTGACAAATATTTCTCAAATTCAAACAGAAACTACCCTCAAAAAGCCATTCTAGTTgatttcaacaaaacaaaattgagCTTCTACCATTTGTTCCACTGAGCAAGCATACCAAATATTCGCTTTGCGAGGTCAACAGGCAGGTTTGTGATCAAGTCCTTGTAGAGGCTGACTCCAGACATGGACTCAGAGGATCCAGGGATGACCAGCAGAACAGGGTCAATAATTTCACCATCAAGTGGAACACGATCTGCGAAGAAATAATCCCAATACTGTGGGTGACTGGTTACAATTATGAACATGTTAAACACGCTCTTACCGTCAGCTCGCAAGCCTTGTTTCAGTCTGGTCAAATGGACGTTGACTAGATTAGCGAACATGCGCAGTTGCTCCGCATCgcaaaatgacaaaagacaaCAGATGTAGTGGGACTGGACCCAGCTGGAACTGCTCCTGAACCAATCCCAAATCTCGCTTTTGCTGATGACCGTGGTGGGTGCCTTTTCTAAGGCGGGctgtggaggtggtggtggtgccaCCGGAGTGGATCTCACATAGTTAGACACTGGCCATGTCATTGGGCTCAGGAGAGTTTGGATTCGCTGCAGCGCACTTATGTCTTCACATTTCAGTATCAACTCAACCAGGAACATCCGCTGGTACTTATCGGTAGACTTCCACTGAATCACGGGGTCTTCGGGTTGTTTGGGCAGAAAGACGCAGGATGGACAAAGTCCACACAAGTTGGCACATGGTTTACTGGTCGTGACTTTCAGATGCTCGACAAAGTTGAATGATGTCATGCTGATGATAATCCTTTCAATCCTAAAACATTGAGAGTGAGTCGCAACACAAGGTACATTATTGTCCTTTATCCTCAGGACAGGTTTCTGTGAGTGGTCATTTTAGATTCCATCTGTTCAAGAGTGACTATGTCAgtgcctgctttgttttgttcattcgCTCAGTTCTCTTGATGCTGTTTCCTCTATAATCTTTTTGTTCTCACGGCTGTAACGTATTGACCGTGTACCGTTTCCTTGATTCAAGCACTAGTTTCTTTTTCACAGATATACTGGATTAGACATTCCCTTTAACTTGACTGAAAGTTCTCATACATTCGTCCCTCAATCTGGTATGTTTTCTGTTTGCATCAAATACCGCTACTTTTGCAACAACAGTCTTGGTTAATACCACTCACACAACCAGgatattaaatatgtatttgctATCAAAGGTTTCTCACCGACCTTTATAGGTAGATCTTTTCACCCTTTATTGATCACTCGTCTTCAGCGCTGCAGACTCTAGTCCTGGCTTCTCTTCATCTTTGATCCATCGTAGTCACCTTTGATGTCATCTACAGTGCTGTTGGAACTGTCTTCTCTCCACCGCGCTCCTGTTACAGCACTTTAGTGTGTCTCTTAAACTGGCTCTTGTGCGGTCAGTCGAGAACAAGAGCATACAATAGTTTCCAGAGATTGAGACCCAGTGAAAGTTTGGAGAGGGCGGAGTTTGTAACTCTGGCAACGGCTGCAGCGATGAAAAGAGATGAGTGAGTTGTTGAGTGCCAGAGCCAAGTTCCAAATTCCACTAGTAACACACTGCTCCGTTCACAGTCCGGAACCTCACAAAATGGTCTGTAAGAatctgctatatatatatatatatatacacacacaatatatATGATAGTCATGTAAGTgatgaatgtttttattgttgactGAGCTACATCACTTAACATGTCAGTAAcctattaaatattaaagaaaaacttAGTGTTATATTTACAATGAAATGGATattaataaaaagaaattgAATAGTTTTTCACTGACCTCATGAGGCTGGATAAATACTGGTGAACAGCCACATCTAATTCTCAGGCCCCACTCTGCGCAAATCTGCTTTAGATAGTCATAATTGTGTTAAATTGAATTTCTGCAGCGTACTGTGGAGCGAGCCAAGTCCCTGTGCCGCTGCAAATGTAGATGCAAATATTGGTCTTACTGTGATCAGTCCAAAGACACTGGGAAATTGAAATGATCATTCAGCATCCTGATCAACTTAGTTGTAAAATTCAATGGTTTCAGCTTTCGTAGTCTACGGACCAACTTCAAGGATATGTGAGAATTGTGGTTTAACTAATCTTATCAAATAAGTGGTATACTATCAAAGTCGATGTTcaacgttttcagtctgatgcCTGTGACTTAAACACCAAGTTTATTGGAttgacacattgtttgtttttgtcacagcAATGTGTAcgactttattttattcaagatTGTTAAATATTGAGGCAGTTATTCTGTCCTATTTTTTCATAACAAATGTTTACTATAAccagataataataaaatcgTTTTTCTGTTGAACAACTTTTTTGCTCATTATTTTGCTCAGATTACAcctgttgttttttcatttacagGTAATGCAAAGTAAATATTtgagatttatatatatatatatatatatatatatatatatatatatatatatataaccgaTTATATCGGAGATGCGTGGTAGGACACAATGTTTATGTATGACATGGTGTTACATATCATTCATTGTTtaaacaagctttttttttttaaaaccaagtGACAAAAACGCATGCGCTgcccgggaatcgaacccggagCGCAAGAATGGGAATCTTGCATGTTACCACTACACCAGCAGCGCCGGATGAAGCCCATCGTACCCACTGACTGACTATAACCTGTAACATAACATTTATGTCGTATTATGTTCTGAAgcagtttgtttttatgaaataaaacttCGCTTACTGTACACTTTCGACCCGCACCtctgaaaaatgaagaaataaatatataaaattaaaaccTGTGCCAATGGAGGATGTGACGACGTGACGCTATTTCCGGGTGAGCGTCGCACATCCGGCTTGTTTGCGTTTTGCTCGATTGGAAAGGACTTGTGACATTCTAAACTATTACACGCTAATGTATTTGAATGGTGCATGTGCCAAACCTTTTGACTTATAtaatttgttgtaattaatggcGTGTTTTTGTCAGCGGACGAGTCTAATTGCACAAAGCACTGGTGCTAACACTAGCTGTTAGCTGGACATATAAACAGTATTTGCCGAGTTATTGTCATGTCGTCTGACGCCGTTAACTGGGTCGAAACCACCCAAGAGGTCGTGATAATTGAGGATTGTTTACCCGCAGAAAGCATCCACGCGACAGGTATTTCGTGTCTGCGGCCGAAGTCATGACCAAATGTGGCGTTCGACATGTTTTGGTGAcactttgtgtttttcagtgatACCGGTGCTGGAGACAGCAGAATCGCCCATCCAGAAGCTGCTGAGAAACGACCCAGAGTCTGGACACGGCTTTTGTGAGTACGACTCAGTCTTTGCATTTGCGAACAACAACAATTATTGCGATTAATTGCACCGAGTTGCTCAAATCTCAGAACCATGAGAATCATGTAGCGCTGTCTTATGTGTATAGCTCAATTTGGCTAcgaaatatgtttgtttttgttgtcaatcAAGCTGCTATTTAGTGCATTCAGGCTCTTCAAATGTTTCTTGTGGTGGATTCAATCCTATGTACAGTATGCCATATATGAATGGGTAGAGAAGTGTCGCTGGCTTCACCAtaagtttctttttctttctttaaaaaacttgCTACACATTTACATCAAGTTTAACAAAATCCTTTTCTCTAGGTTGTGAAGAGTGTGTGGTTCTGTTCCAAGACCAGGCTGTCCCATCTAAAATCTCTGGCCCCTCCTTTATTCTGGACTACCCTACAACCATCGGCACCCCTCAGAGGTCACTCCTCTCTCTTCCCCATGGCCTCATGGTTGGTAGATCCAGTCTCCCCAATGCTGGAGTGGGAGTCATCAACCATGGTCCAGCCATTTCTCCGGGGATGCACTTTGGGCCGCTTGAAGGAGAACAAGCTACATTAGAGGAAGCGTTGGTCAGCGACTTCTCCTGGGAGGTGAAGTTGTTGCTATTGTTGGGCTATTGGATTTTGGCACGTGTGTCTCAAATGGTGTTACTTGTTTACAGATCTACGGGGGGGAGGATGATTATTCATACATTGATGCAGCTGCGGAACCCCTCTCTAACTGGATGAGGTGCGTTTATTCTCTGAAAATTTCTTCTCACTTTTACAGAGTGAGTCCACAGTCCAGTGAGTATTTTATCTGTTGTCTGCGCTGTTCAGGTATGTGAACCGAGCTCGCAGCGTGGATGAGATGAATCTGCTGGCTATCCAGTGCCTAGGTAGCATCCTCTTCCACTGCTGTCGCACTATTGAGCCTGGGGACGAGCTGCTGGTTTGGCCAAGCAGCAAACTGGTGGATCATTTCAGTGAATCCTGGTCCCAGAGCTGGATTATGAAGCTGAGAGTGGCAGGTGGgttttgtttcctttgtttttgttggtcCTCCGTGTTGTGGCAGCACATCCTAGTCATGATGTCCTTAACGTGTACGTGTCAACATTCAGACTTCACTTCAGTCACGCTTCCTTGTATCTACCTATATGACGTATCCCCTTGATAGAAATGTCCCGAGATGTGACGGATGACTGTCTCCTGTTGTTGGTAACTCAGTATACACATATTCACATCATGATCATAGAGAACAAAGgagacttttattttgctttggaGTCAGTTTGTCCTGTAATGCGAGTGGATTGTGTGGAGGGAGCGCCATGTGAATGGTTAAAAGtcattatcaataataataattgtaagaGAGATTGTTTTTTGAATCATGATTACAAAGTGCTTTGCGGGCAAAACAGTGAAGAATGTTGGTACAGTGGTatcttggttctcgaccacaatccgttccaaacggccgttcgagaagcgatttgttcaaaatctgaatcgatttttcccattactatgaatggaaaaagaaataatgcattccaagccttaaaaagccttttgtaggagtgaatgtagagtgtctgctgcaggtgcgctgttcctctatgtgtgtggccgctgcatgtgggaggggttgccgagtgagtgacgtctctccagaagtgaagaggtgcccggtgcgtgtccagctctgaatgtgcgcttctg
It contains:
- the fbxw10 gene encoding F-box/WD repeat-containing protein 10; translated protein: MTSFNFVEHLKVTTSKPCANLCGLCPSCVFLPKQPEDPVIQWKSTDKYQRMFLVELILKCEDISALQRIQTLLSPMTWPVSNYVRSTPVAPPPPPQPALEKAPTTVISKSEIWDWFRSSSSWVQSHYICCLLSFCDAEQLRMFANLVNVHLTRLKQGLRADDRVPLDGEIIDPVLLVIPGSSESMSGVSLYKDLITNLPVDLAKRIFGLRDDHDLQTCQRIGLEVWKLLAIEVGDEKKFRRGFHEQVKAVMERYKGINWVSPTFARMVEVLVPCGLDQEGEDASTYTHEIRSFENAYANMKTKAVQMEERNIYCSAYYTTVVLDKEDTHRVVDYRGQTYMALGSKDCSVHLLYVGTKSKFVSALKGHVGSIRAVLMCEEKGIMISGSCDTSIRCWSLRTDQCVMALYGHTGSVNCLDIYEDRLVSGAKDCQVKVWNLQTGRNFYDMKFKHPGSVRCVKISATTVFSACDRGLVKVWDMDSASLIRVINGHKSSVRCLFYDEWHLLSGDFNGQLMVWSINCEAKDCLMTFNHPKEVKAVSLTYLRVITGCVDGKIRVFNFLNGDCIKIITAEVESSRILSVHFNERCILVNTASRVRLILFGKVFWDHVDPGDRVKRDHQPVEESVTEESLDSPTGTDLSVQKTHTTQDCRESTKTKLSEKASSSKKGSAHHQTESSSHPHEKSEAKADASSK